The following proteins come from a genomic window of Archocentrus centrarchus isolate MPI-CPG fArcCen1 chromosome 3, fArcCen1, whole genome shotgun sequence:
- the LOC115778359 gene encoding lymphocyte antigen 75-like isoform X1 → MDNNEMIGGADCQSYYFFICDHSYFNPESKTWSEARDSCQRTNLANYNDQGDVKRNVNQQDFPVWIGLYREGETWNWSAGVSDYTNWVPHEPMNNGDCVTISSLSKQTATHNCSDRFPFICYGDNLLLVNENKTWEEALEYCRALSYELVSVQPEDYDYMRSRVMEANTEEVWTGLRFLAGEWLWVNGADMMYSDLPLCPPMVQHCGTLSKSGTGSMEIRDCAERRNFLCYWM, encoded by the exons GATTGGTGGTGCTGATTGTCAAAGTTATTACTTTTTCATCTGTGACCATTCCTATTTTAACCCTGAGTCAAAAACCTGGTCTGAAGCCCGGGATTCCTGCCAGCGTACAAATTTGGCGAATTACAATGATCAAGGCGACGTAAAAAGAAACGTTAATCAACAGGATTTTCCGGTCTGGATTGGACTGTACAGAGAAG GGGAAACATGGAACTGGAGTGCAGGCGTGTCAGACTACACAAACTGGGTCCCTCATGAGCCCATGAACAACGGTGACTGTGTCACCATCTCCTCTCTCAGTAAACAGACGGCTACCCACAACTGCTCAGATCGGTTTCCCTTCATCTGCTATGGGGACAACCTGCTACTGGTAAATGAGAATAAGACTTGGGAGGAGGCTCTGGAGTACTGCCGAGCCCTCAGTTACGAATTGGTAAGCGTGCAGCCTGAAGACTACGACTATATGAGGAGCAGGGTGATGGAGGCTAACACTGAGGAG GTGTGGACAGGTCTGCGTTTCCTGGCTGGTGAATGGCTGTGGGTGAATGGAGCAGATATGATGTACTCTGACCTGCCCCTCTGCCCTCCGATGGTACAGCACTGTGGAACCTTATCCAAGAGTGGCACAGGCAGTATGGAGATCAGAGATTGCGCAGAGAGAAGAAACTTTCTGTGTTACTGGATGTAA
- the LOC115778359 gene encoding lymphocyte antigen 75-like isoform X2 produces MIGGADCQSYYFFICDHSYFNPESKTWSEARDSCQRTNLANYNDQGDVKRNVNQQDFPVWIGLYREGETWNWSAGVSDYTNWVPHEPMNNGDCVTISSLSKQTATHNCSDRFPFICYGDNLLLVNENKTWEEALEYCRALSYELVSVQPEDYDYMRSRVMEANTEEVWTGLRFLAGEWLWVNGADMMYSDLPLCPPMVQHCGTLSKSGTGSMEIRDCAERRNFLCYWM; encoded by the exons AT GATTGGTGGTGCTGATTGTCAAAGTTATTACTTTTTCATCTGTGACCATTCCTATTTTAACCCTGAGTCAAAAACCTGGTCTGAAGCCCGGGATTCCTGCCAGCGTACAAATTTGGCGAATTACAATGATCAAGGCGACGTAAAAAGAAACGTTAATCAACAGGATTTTCCGGTCTGGATTGGACTGTACAGAGAAG GGGAAACATGGAACTGGAGTGCAGGCGTGTCAGACTACACAAACTGGGTCCCTCATGAGCCCATGAACAACGGTGACTGTGTCACCATCTCCTCTCTCAGTAAACAGACGGCTACCCACAACTGCTCAGATCGGTTTCCCTTCATCTGCTATGGGGACAACCTGCTACTGGTAAATGAGAATAAGACTTGGGAGGAGGCTCTGGAGTACTGCCGAGCCCTCAGTTACGAATTGGTAAGCGTGCAGCCTGAAGACTACGACTATATGAGGAGCAGGGTGATGGAGGCTAACACTGAGGAG GTGTGGACAGGTCTGCGTTTCCTGGCTGGTGAATGGCTGTGGGTGAATGGAGCAGATATGATGTACTCTGACCTGCCCCTCTGCCCTCCGATGGTACAGCACTGTGGAACCTTATCCAAGAGTGGCACAGGCAGTATGGAGATCAGAGATTGCGCAGAGAGAAGAAACTTTCTGTGTTACTGGATGTAA